In Silene latifolia isolate original U9 population unplaced genomic scaffold, ASM4854445v1 scaffold_132, whole genome shotgun sequence, the following are encoded in one genomic region:
- the LOC141637679 gene encoding uncharacterized protein LOC141637679 — MGRGMTKAKKLTVTSHGDTGSGKEEKIPTQKRRGRLLKPLKDEIIEDKVSKMEEDDNDDKDPSITDVLENSKKRRRNSPSKEKQSPVKDENDNGVTLVPDVSNKPNQMGFYI, encoded by the coding sequence ATGGGCCGAGGTATGACAAAAGCCAAGAAGTTGACAGTTACCAGCCATGGGGACACGGGTAGTGGCAAGGAGGAGAAGATTCCTACTCAAAAGAGGAGAGGAAGGCTGTTAAAGCCATTGAAGGATGAGATCATTGAAGATAAAGTAAGCAAAATGGAAGAAGATGATAACGATGACAAGGATCCGAGTATCACAGACGTCTTAGAGAACAGTAAGAAGCGAAGACGGAACTCTCCATCAAAGGAAAAGCAGAGTCCAGTGAAGGACGAAAATGACAATGGAGTGACATTAGTTCCTGATGTGTCCAACAAGCCAAACCAAATGGGTTTCTACATATAG